The stretch of DNA AGATGAATAAGGTCGAAACAACCATTTGTAAAAACAACTTTTTTGCCGTTACTTTTCCATTGTTTTTTTAACGTAACAATTTCATCAAGGCTTTTTATTTTATTTTTAATTTTTTGAAAGCTGTCCATGTTTTGCATTTCTTTGAATAAAATAGAAAATCATAAAACTGATTCCTCCAACAAGGATAATCATAATCGTTTGTGAAGAATGGGCAATTAAAGCAAATAGTGAAGCGTCTTCATGTCCTATGTTAAAAACTTTAAGAGCTTTTTCTGCGGCAAAGTGATAGGTTCCAATTCCTCCCTGAACAGGCATGATAAATCCAAGGCTACCAATAGTTAGCACAAATAAGCCGGCAGCAGCATCTAAATGTGAAGTTGCTTCTATTGAGAAGAAAACAAGATAAGTCATGAGAAAATAGGTAACCCAAATGTAAACTGTATGGAAAATGAAAGCACCTCTTCTATCCATTTTTTTTATGGTTTTTATTCCTGACCAAAAGCCTGCAATCAATTCACGTATTTTAAGATACAAAGGATGTTGTTTGAAATTTCGTTTAGATTTTTTAATTAGAATTAATGTTGCAATAAAAGCTACAATAATAAATATTGCTAATCCAATGCTTGTGTAGCTAAAGAGATTTTCATATTGCTCTTTGTAATAGTGATAAGAATTATAAAGTATGTCTTTAATTTTGGAAAATTCTATTACAACTGCAATAAAAGTAAGTATTAATAATCCTATAAAATCTACTACTCTTTCGACCAAAACAGTTCCAAGCAATTTGTTGATAGGGAGTTTGTCGGTTCTGTTAAGAATTACACATTTTGTAACTTCACCCATTCGTGGTAATGCAAGATTTGCTAAATATCCAATCATCACTGCAACAAAGCTATTTAATGTTCTAATATTTTTCCCAAGTGGTTTTATAATAATTTTCCAACGCATTGCACGACTTAAATGTCCTGTTAAAGCAATACTTAGAGCAATTATTATCCATGAATAATTTGCAGTTTTTAATCCTTCAAGGATGTCTTCAACGGGTTGTTTGCGGTAAACAAGCCAAAATATTAAAACCCCGAAGGATAAAAATAGCAGGTATTTAAATACTTTCAGAAATAATTTCAATTTATAGTAGATTTATCAGGTTGAGGAATAATTATCTGGGGTTCAAAATCTTTGGCTTTTTCAACTTCAATTGAAGCATAGGAGACAATAATAACTATATCTCCAACCTTTCCTTTAAAAGCCGCAGGTCCATTTAATCCTATAACCCCGCTTCCTTTCATTCCTTTTATTACATAAGTTTCAAACCTTTCTCCGTTTTCGAGGTTTAGTACTTGTACTTTCTCGTTAGGAATAATTCCAACTTTTTCAATTAAATCTTCATCAATTGTAATGCTTCCTATATAATTCAAATCGGCTTCGGTAACTTTTACTCGGTGTATTTTTGATTTTAAAACTTCAATAAACATGGTAATTTATTTTATAATTATATTGTCAATCAATCTTATTTTGCCTATTCTAACTGCGGTGCAAATAACGATATTTTTTGTTTGATTTACAGATTTTACTTGTGTAAATTTTTCAGCATCCATTATTTCAAAATATTCAAACTCAATAAAATCATTTTTTTCTAAATAGTTTTTTGCTAATATTTTTATTTCATCAACGAATTTATAGTTGAGTAATTTTTCTGCCTTTTTTAAGCTTTCGTAAATCTGTGGTGCTATTTTTCTCTCAGCGATTTTTAACAATCTGTTTCTTGAACTCATTGCAAGTCCATCTTTGTCTCTTACAATTGGACAGCTAACAATTTCAATGTTAAAATTCATCTTCTCAACTAATCGTTTTATAACAAGTAATTGCTGAAAATCTTTTTGTCCAAAATAGGCTCTATGTGGAGCTATGCAGTCAAAAAGTGTTTTTACAATAGTAACTACTCCATCAAAATGTCCCGGGCGATGCTTTCCTTCAAGTTTATCATCCAATCCACTAAGGTCAATTTTTACTAAATCAATATTTCCTTTAGGATAAATTTCATTTTTCTTTGGGACAAAAACAATATCACATCCTACTTTTTCCAGCATTTTAATGTCCTCATCTACTGTTCTTGGATATTTATTGAAATCTTTTTTTTCATTAAATTGGGCAGGATTTACAAAAATACTTGCAATTGTAATATCATTTTCACTTTTGCATTTTTCAATTAATGAAATATGTCCTGCATGTAATGCCCCCATTGTAGGAACAAAACCGGTAACTTTCCCATTTTCTTTCAGTAATTTTACTGTTTCCTGAATCTCAATTTTGTTTTTTATAACCTTAATCAAAGCCTATGGTTTTAATAGTGGAATATAATTTTACTTCAAAACTATAATGAATTACATTAATTACATTATTTTTTATTAAATTTGTGCCATTGAAAAATAACCTTGTATAAAACAGGGAGTTACATTAATTTAAAAAATACCAATGGCAAAGAAAAAAATTCTATTAGTTAGCCATGAAATGGCACCATTTACTGATTTATCTGAAATGTCGGAATTTGTTAAAGGTTTAGCAATTCAATTGAAAAAAAACAGTGCGGAAGTAAGGATTTTTCTGCCCAAATTAGGCACAATTAAAGAAAGAAAACATAGATTACATGAGGTTATTAGGTTATCCGGTTTAAATATAATAATAGGTAGAGATAACAATCCAATGATTATAAAAGTTGCTTCTTTGCAATCTGCAAAAGTTCAAGTATATTTCCTTGATAATGATGATTTTTATAAACGCAAATTTTTTATGAAAAATAAAACAGGTAAATACTATGATGATAATGACAAAAGAATCATCTTTTTTAATAAAGGAGTTCTTGAATTATTAGATAAGCTTGGATGGATACCTGATGTAATTCATTGTGAAGGTTGGATGAGTAGTTTAATTCCATATTATGCAAGAACAGTATTTAAAAATGAACCTGCTTTAAAAAACATAAAAATTTTATATTCTATAAAGAATAACAAAACAAATCAACAGTTAGGTGAAGGTTTTGAGAAACTTGCTCATATTGATACTTCAAAGGATAAAAACTTGAAATTTCTGACTAATCCAAAAATATCAGAACTTTATAAAGTTGGCTTGAATTATGCGGATGAGATTTTGGTTAATCCGGAAAATGAAACAAAAGAGATTAATGAATTCATAAAAAAATCAGGCAAAAAAGTATTTGACACCAGTAAACTAAAAGAGAATGAGATTTTTGAAAAATATACAGACTTTATTATTAAATAATCTTAAACACCTTACATCTTTTGCATTAGCATCATTATTTCTTTTTGTCATTTCTTGTGATGACCCTGATTTATATGAACTTACTTCCCCAAAAGGGAATAATTTATTTGATTATAATTATACTGATACAACAACTGTAAAATTAAAAACAATTCGTGAAGATTCTATACGTTCCGATGAATTTACTAAAGACCTTATCGGTGCTTATTCAGATGCAATTATTGGGAAAGTAAAAGCATCTGTTTTTGCTAATTTGAGACTTCCAAATACTGAAGTTAACTGGGGAGATTCTCCTGAATTTGATTCTATTATCATTAATATTAAATATTCAGCTAAGGATGATTATTTTGGAAATATCAATGATGAAGTTACCTTTAATGTGTATGAAGTTACAGATAGTATTTTCCAAGATAGTATATATTATTCTAATACAAATATTAAATATAATTCTCTTAAAATAGGTAGCTTTAATGGAAAGCTAAACCCAACGGATTCAACTTCAATTTCATTTGCTTTATCACAGGATTTTGGAAAAAAGATTTTTAATGCTTCTAAAGATATTCTTTCAGACAATGAACTTTTTTCTGAATTTTTGAATGGAATTGCAATAATACCTGAATATCCTGTAAGCGATGGAGGTTCGATTGTTTATTTTTTATTAAATGATGATTCTTCAAATATTACTGTTTATTACAATGATTCATTAAATTATAAATTTCAGTTCAACAATTATTCAGCAAGGATAAGCAAGTTTGAACATGATTATGCAGGAACAGATATTGAAACTCAACTACAAAACCCACAAAGTTTTTATGATGAAGTATATTTACAACCATTGTCAGGAGTAAAGCTTCAAGTAGATTTGCCATATTTGAAAAATCTAATTGACTCAGGGATGGTAGTAATTCATAAAGCTGAATTGATTTTTAATGTTTCAGCAGGATATTCCTATAATGAAAATCTGTCAAACTCCTTATTATTTCTTGGTGTGGATGATGAAAATAATTATACAACAATTCCCGATAGGTTAGAAGATCATTACGGAGGTTATTTACAAGATGAAAATCATTATTCTTTTGTGATAACAAGGTACGTTCAGCAATTATTAAAATTATATCAGGATGATCCGAATTATTTTCAGGATTATACTTTAAACCTGATTGTTCCATCAGACAATCCGATTTCTGCAAATCCTGTAGTAATCAGACAATTTAACAGTCAGGGAAATCAGGATGTGAAGCTTAAGATTTCTTTTACAAAACTTTAATAAAAGATTTTATTGTTATTTGATTTTTATTTTAGAAATTTGAACTATTATTTTTATTATTTTTAAATATCAAATACAAGTTTTTATCTATCTTTAATTAGGAAATAATTATTATAAATTATGTGTGGAATAGTAGCGTATATTGGAAACAAAGAAGTTTCTCCAATTTTATTGAAAGGACTACAACGCCTTGAATACAGAGGATATGACAGTGCAGGGATTGCAATATTGAACGACAATCTGAATATATATAAAGTTGCTGGAAAAGTTGATGACCTTAGAGAATATATTGAAACAAAAGACACAAAAGGTACAATTGGCATCGGTCATACACGATGGGCAACACATGGTGAGCCTAATCAAATAAATGCTCATCCACATTTCTCAGAGAGTAAGGACCTTGCTTTGATTCATAATGGAATTATTGAAAATTATGATACTATAAAAACAGAGCTTATCAATAGAGGGCATAAATTTGTTGGGGAAACGGATACAGAGGTATTAGTTCATCTTATTGATAACATCAAAAAAAATGAAAATGTTTCACTTGATGAGGCAGTTAGATATGCACTAACGAAAGTTGTAGGTGCTTATGCAATAGTTGTTATCTCAAAATCTGACCCTGATATGTTGGTTGCTGCCAGAAAAGGAAGTCCACTTGTTTTAGGACTTGGAGAAAATGAATTTTTTTTAGCTTCAGATGCTACACCAATTATTGACCATACCAGAAATGTGATTTATATAAAAGAGAATGAAATTGCAATACTTACTCGTACTGGATACACAATAAAAACTCTTGAAAACGAAATACAAACACCTTACATTCAGGAGCTTAATGTGAGCTTGGAAGCTTTGGAAAAAGAAGGATATGAACATTTTATGCTCAAAGAAATTAATGAGCAACCAACTTCTGTTCGTGATAGTTTTAGAGGAAGGCTCAAAGCTAGTGAAGGTATTATAAAATTAGGTGGGATTTCAGATTATTTAAATCAATTAAAAAATATAAAACGTGTTGTTATTACGGCATGTGGTACATCATGGCATGCAGGTTTAATTGGTGAATATCTCATTGAAGAGTTAGTACGTATTCCTGTTGAAGTGGAATATGGCTCGGAATTCAGATATCGTGAACCTGTTTTATTTGAAGATGATTTGCTTTTAGCAATATCTCAATCGGGAGAAACTGCCGATACTCTTGCTGCAATTCAATTAGCAAAACAAAAAATACCTACTGTTTTTGGAATTTGTAATGTTGTAGGTTCATCTATTTCTAGAGAAACAGATGCAGGTGTTTACACTCATGCAGGTCCCGAAATTGGAGTTGCTTCTACCAAAGCTTTTACAACTCAAATTACTGTATTGGCACTAGTTGCTTTGCAATGGGCAAATCAAAGAGGAACAATTACAGCTTCTCGCTACAGGGAATTAATTAATGAAATGGAAACAATTCCTGAGAAAATTAAAGAAATTTTAAAAATTGATAAAGAAATTGAAAAGATAGCCGAAAAATTTAAGAACGTTAAAAATTTCCTTTATCTAGGGCGTGGTTATAATTTCCCTGTTGCTCTTGAAGGTGCACTGAAATTAAAAGAAATTTCATACATTCATGCCGAAGGTTATCCTGCTGCTGAAATGAAACATGGACCTATTGCTCTTATTGATGAGGAAATGCCGGTTGTTGTTATAGCAACAAACAAAAAACACTACGAAAAAATTGTTTCAAATATTCAAGAAGTAAAAGCACGTAAAGGAGTAATAATAGCTATTGTGAGAAAAGGAGATAAGGTAATAAGTAAACTTGCTGATTATATTATTGAAGTTCCTGAAACAGAAGAAATATTTTCATCTATGCTATCTGTAGTCCCGTTGCAATTACTTGCATATCATATTGCTGTAATGCGCGGATGTAATGTTGATCAGCCAAGAAATCTTGCAAAATCAGTTACTGTGGAATAGGAGTAAGCGGTAAAGTTAAAATTTGCACAACATTATTTTTTTTTGCTGATATTTTCACGCAAAGACATTGTTTATTTGGTAATTTGTTTATATTTTCACGCAAAGACACAAAGGAAATAAAAAACGTTATTCAACTGCTGACTGAGGATTGTTTTTGACTGCCGACTTGTTGATTTGAAAGCTTCACCATATCGTCATTGCGAAGGAGGTATCCCGCATTTGCGGGAAAGCAATCTGATGAGTAGAAGTAATTTCACACAAAGGAAAATGTAATTTAAAAATTTTAACTTTATATTTTATAAACTCATCCCTGCCTTCTCTAAAAATAAAGAAGGAGTAAGCGGTAAAGTTAAAATTTTCACTGTTGGTATTAGTTGTTTTTACAGAAATGATTTTTCAAAAATTATTGTTGAAATATGTACGAATGTATCATCTCTCTTTGCTTGCAGAGAGAGACAGGAGAGAGAGTCAAAGGAAGTTGCTATGAAAATAAATGTTCAATTTCAACTTATTATTTTTTAGCGATTCCATAATTTAATTTTTTTGTTTTTTATTATCTCTTTTATGTTTTTCCCGTTTGAGGAGAAAGTTAGAGATAAAAACTCAAATCCTTATACTGAAGGTTTTTATTTGTAGCACTTGCTTGTATAAATTCTAAGTGAGGTAGTCAATATCTGAAAAATCTATGAGGGTAAATAATTGCAAAAGATACGGTTTAGTATAAACTGTTAATCCAAATTCTGTATCTTTGTACGAAATATTTTATACTCTATTCTTTATATTTAAAATTAAAAAAATATGAAAAAATTGTTGAGATTGATGATTCCAAAGTCAATTCGTAATGAAATTAAAAATTATTTTCTTCATCTAATTAATACTAATGGTGCGTTATCACAAATTAATGCTATTGAAGTTAGTAATCAAAATATTAAAAAAAAAATAAATAGCCAGAATGTCCTTTTAAGTAGTCATTTACCCGATATTTTAATTAAAAATGATGAGGTTGAAAATAAATTGAAATCTTTTAAAGAACAGTATAAAATATCAGATAAGTTAAATACTAATATTTCTAAAAATGATGTAATGTTTCATTACTCATTATTCCATCTTGAAAATATGAGTAATAGTTATTATGATTATTTGATGAATGGATTAAATGCTTTTAATCTTGTAAACAAACTAATTGAGCATAAATTCGGAAATATTTCCAATATTAACTCATTCTTAGATTTTGCCTCAGGTTATGGTAGGCTTTGCCGTTTTTTAGTTTTAAAATTAGACCCGAAAAAAGTTTGGGTGTCTGATATTAAAACCAAATCAATTGTATTTCAGCAAAAAGAATTTGGTGTTAATGGAGTAGAATCATCATTTAATCCGAATGATTTTAAACCAAAACAAAAGTTTGATTTTATTTATGTAGGATCACTTTTTACTCATCTTCCTGATGACGTTTTTTATCAATGGTTACAAACACTTTATAATTTACTTACAGATAAAGGAGTTCTTGCATTTACTATTCATGATGTAAGTTTGTTTAACGGTGAAATTCCAGAAGGATTTCTTTATTCTTCAACTAGTGAAGATGCTATGTTTACTGAAATTGATGATAGCCTTAAAGATTCTGAACCTTATGGTGTATGTTATGCATCAGAGCAATATGTTCAGAATCAAATCCTTAAATTAGGACTAAAAAAGCAAAACTATTTGAGATATAAAAAAGCTCTTGCTAATTTACAAGATTTATATGTTGTTACTAAGGAAAGAGATGCATTTGACAACAGCCTTGATTTTACTAATTTTCCTTAATGAGTATCATTTATTTTTGTGCCAACTAATTGATTTGAACAAGCTAATTGCTTAGTTGCAAATGAACTTAGTTTTGTTACAAAATCCTTGTCTAAATAAGATAGTGGTGAATCTATTAAATCCGATACTTTTAATGTTTTGAAATATTCTGCTTCTTTATTTGGCAAGCCATCAATGTAGGCATTTAAAAACCAGCTTAGTAACCAAATTGGCAAGCCCGATTTGGGAACATTAATTTCTGATATTTTGATATTTTTTGAAAACAAATGTTTTAAACCCTCTGATGTCATATTGTAATAATGATTGGGATAAGCATGAAAAGGTTGTAAAAATGGTGCAACAATATATATTTCTCCATTAGGTTTTAAAACTCTTTCTATTTCTTTTACATATTCAATAGGATTGGTTACATGTTCTATTACTGAAAGCGAAAAAACAGCATCAAAAGAAGATGATAAAAACGGTAACTTTTCTCCTATTCCACGTACATCTGTTGTAATGTAATCTTCTATTTCAAAATTAATTACATTGTCATAATAAATATTTCTAAGACCTGCACCGTTGTCAAGTATCAAACCGTCTTTATATTTTTCTATGAAATTTATAGCCTTTTCATCATAAGCATGAGATGAAATATTTTCTTCTAACGAAATGTTGTCATCAATTTCAACAATGTTTTCTCTTTCTTTTAATTTGTGATGTAAAAAGTTATAGTTTTTTATACTACTATCGTACTGAGCATTACAACTTTTACAATAAATGTAATCTTTCGTATAATCCAATTTATTTGAATCACAAAGAGGACATTTTAATATTGACTTAATATTTTCAAGTTTGTTTTGTTTTTTTTCATAAAACTTTATTCTAATATTTTCAAGATTCGGTAATTCTATTTCAAATCGTTTTGCTTTTTTACCAATACTGAACTCAATAAAGTAATTTTTTGACAAAAGAGATTCTGAAAATTTAACATTGGAATAGAAACCTGTTGCAGTTAATTTTGGATACTGCTTTTTTACATCAGGTCTTTCTTGTATCAGTAATGGAATAAGCACTTTACCCTCAGAATTAATAAGGTTTACATTGTTTATTTTATATTTACTTTTATAAGCAATCCAACCTTGTATTGTAAACAAAGGAATTTGTAGAATTTGATTTTTAATGGGTTTATCTAAATGAAAAATAATATTCATAATTTGTTATTTTTGTTTCGAAAATTTAAAAATTTTTTTTCAGAGATAATTATTTTACCTACTAAACATTCAATTGAAAGTCTGTAACATCCTTACTTAAATTCGGGCTGTAACAAGGGTCAAAATCAATATATTTTTGCCATTTTGCTTTGAATATTGCTATTTCAGTATTATGTCTTTTTTCAGATTCTATTGTTGCCTTAGGATGACCTCTTGAAAGTGATTCGTAATGATATAAATTTATATGTGGTAGATAAACATTGTAATATCCTTTGTCTAAAAGCTTAAGACAAAAATCAGTATCATTAAATTCTACCTGCAAATCTTCATCAAAACCACCTACATCATAATAAACGGATTTTTTAACCATTAGGCATGCAGCGGTTAATGCCGAATAATTATTAATTGATTTTATATAATTAAAATAACCATTGTCATCTTTATGTTTTCCAATAAAAGTATGTCCTGCAACATCTCCCAAGCCAATAACTACTCCTGCGTGTTGAATTGTGTCATTTGGGAAAAGCAATTTTGCACCAACAGCTCCAATAGAATCACGTTGAACTTGTTCTACCATAGCTTCTATCCAATCTTTTGTTATCACTTCCGTATCATTATTAAGAAGCAAAATATAATCACCGCTAGCTTTTGACACACCAAAATTCATGAGTTTTGAAAAATTAAATGCATCATTATTATCATAACAATTGAACTTTCCGTTTTGTTGTTTTTTATACTTCTTTGTTAAATCAAAAAATTTCTTTTCAGTACTGTTGTTGTTTATTACAATTATTTCATAATTATCGTAAGTTGATTTTGTAATAATTGAGGAAATACATTTGTTAAGAATATCACTTTTGTTTTTTGAAGGAATAATTATGCTAACTTTCTTTTTATTTTTAATTTTATAACGAATGTTATAAATACCCGGCAAACCTTGAATTAATTTTACGTTTGCTTTTTCTTTTCTTCTTTCTAAAGCATCTTTAATAGCTTTTTCTGCAGCAATAAATGCTTTAGGTTTTGCATCAAATCTTTCTGAAACAGAGTCTCTATGTTTTCTCCAATGATATAATATTCTGGCAATATGTTTTATTTTTTGACTTTTTTCTGTAAATCTTAATAATAAATCATAATCTTGACTTCCTTCAAATCCAATTCGGAAATGACCAATTTTGTCAACAATCTTTTTTCTAAGAACAACAAAATGATTTATATAATTACGAGATAAAAAACTATCAGGACACCAATCCGGTTTAAAATGTGGTTCAGATAAGTTAGAAGAACTGTCAATTTTATCTTCATCAGAATATATCAAGTCAACATTCTTATCTTTATTTATTTCTTTAACTACATGGTATAACGCATCTCTTGTAAGTAAATCGTCATGGTCAAGAAAAGCAATAAATTCACCCGAAGCAAGTTCCATTGCTGAGTTTGAGCATTCTGAGATATTCCCATTCTTTGCTCTGAAAGTAAATTTTATTCTTCTGTCTTTTAATGCAAACTTTTCAATTGTTTTTCTAATCTCAGGGTTTACTGATTTGTCATCAGCAATGCATAGTTCCCAATTTGGATAGATTTGATCAATTACTGATAGAAGTGTTTTTTGAAATAATTCAACGTCAGGATCAAATACGGGTAAAATAATACTTATTGCCGGTTGAAATTTAAAATAACTAATATTCCCTTTAAATTCTTTAAAATCTATTTCCCTTGGTGCATTATTATTTAGCCACAATTTATAAGGATCTTTTTCAGTTGTTTCAGACAAAACATTTCCTATTACAATTGTAACAGGTTTTTCTTCCAGTAAGAGATATAAATTTTTAAAAATTTTTAAAAAGAACTTCCTAATTATTTTTTTGCCTGATGAAGACATCAAAAATCGGATTTTACGAAAAAATTTCATATCCTCTTCACGAACATACCTTGTGGAAAACAGAACATATTTTATTTTAAAATAAATATTTCGAACTTTCCAGAATTTGCTGTTTTCCATTTCAGCAATCCTATCTTCATTATATTTAATTGTTTGCAAAAGTGATTGAATATATTTTTTTAAATATTTTGCATCCTGTTTTAATGACCCAATTTGTTTCTTTAGCTCATTTGTTTTTGTCTTATTTATTGAAAGCTTTTTTTTCATATTCTCATATACAATTCACTCAATTAATCATTTCTCTCAGAATAAATAATACTTTTAGTTTAAGAAGTAGCATTTTAAAAATATCTATTGTTGTATTTATAGTTTCAAATATAGTATTAATTTAAAGGTTATATGTCAAATACTGTGGGTAATCAAATTTGCCACAGACTTCGTCTGTCGAAGACATGCTAAAAGTAAAGACTACGTCTGTCAAAGACAGATTCACAGATTACAAAATTACTCTTTTTGTAATTAATAAATTTTCGCCAAATCCCGATATATCTGAACTAAAGGACATATCTTATTAGAATATTGCATATAAATTAATTTTAATCTGCGAATCTGTGGCTTTAATATTTTTTCATTCACACAAATCAACATAGAACCTAATTAGTGTTTCTTAGAAAACTCTACAAAATTAAAAATGTTTCTTTTTGCGATATTTTTATTTTTCTCAAATCACTGATGCAAAGGCATCAGTTCATTTCCAAAAAGTAAAAATCTCATCAAAAATAATTCATTTTATAAAAATAGATAGTTTTCTAAGAGGCACTAATTAAATTGTGCATTATAAAATTCCCCAACTTCTTGTACTGTTCCGTCAAATACAATTTTGCCATTTTCAATACATACTGCTCTTGTACAAACTTTGGCTATTTCGCTATGGAAATGAGAAACAAAAATTATTGTGCTACCCGAATTTCTAATTTCATTAATTCGTGCATAACATTTATTTTGAAAACCAATATCACCAACCGTAAGTACCTCATCAATAAATAAAATTTCGGGGTCGGTAGCTACTGCTATCGAAAAAGCAAGTCTTGCCATCATTCCTGTTGAATAACGTTTTACCTGCATTGAAATATCTTTTTTTGATAACTCTGAAAAGTCAATAATCTTGTTTATTGATGATTGAATTTCTTTTCTTGATAATCCAAGTATTGTTCCTCCCAACCAAATATTTTCAGCACCTGTCATTTCTGCTTCCAAACCAACACCAAGTGCCAGCATTGGTGCAATCCTACCTTTTACTTTTACGCTTCCTTTTTCGGCTTTAATAATTCCAGCAAGTACTCTTAATAAAGTGCTTTTACCGGAGCCGTTTCTACCCATTAATCCAACACATTCTCCTTTTTGAATTTCGATGTTAACTCCTTTTAAAACCTGTTTTTTTTCAAACATTTTGTGTCTTCCAAAAGATAGCAAATATTCTTTAATACTATTTATTCCCTGTGGTTGAATTAAGTAACTAAATTCTAAATCCTTTGCTTCAATTATAATATTTTGTTTTGATTCTGTCAAAAATGTTGTTTTTAATAATTTGATATAAAACCTTTTTCTAATTTTTTAAAAATAATAATCCCTGTACCGAGAAAGCTAATCGTTAATAATAAACTAGTAATAACATAATAAGTAGAAGGTGCTGTATTTAAATATAGTACGTCTCTTATGTTTTCAAAATAATGAAATAATGGATTAAGTTTTAATATCCATCTTGTTTCTTCGGGAAGCATTTTTACAGAATATGCAATAGGTGTAAAATAGAAAAAAGCAGGAAGTAACGAATTCCAGAACATTCCAATATCACGAAAAAAGACATTTAATGAACACATTATCAGCGAAAAGCCAAATGTAAATAAAGCAAGGTTAAGCAATACCGGAAAAATCCAAAGTGTATTAAAACTTACTTTAAAACCAAAAAAATACATTAAAATTATAAAGGGAATAAACGAAAGTAATAAGTTAATAAGTGAAGCAACCAATGAGGAAATAGGGAAAATTATAGGTGGAATATTTACTGATTTTAAAATCCCTGCACTTTCAAGTACCGAACCAATAATTTGAATTGTTGTACTTGAAAAAAAAATCCAGAATATTAATCCTGTTAAAGCATACAAGGGATAATTTTCAATATCTGAAAAAACATTACTAAAAACAGTAACAAAAATCATTAGAAAAATAAGAGGACTAAGTAAACTCCAAAAAAATCCCAAAATAGAATTTTTATACCTGACTTTAACATTTTTATATGCCAGTGTCAGAATAAGATTTATATAACTTTTTGAATAATTTTGTTGCGTTTCTGAGAGCATTAATTCATTAATGAGTTTAAATAACAAATTTAAAAAGAACAAATTTAACGACTATTTTCTTTTTAAGAAAATTTATGTTTCAGAAAAATGATAACTTTTGTACATTATTTGAAGAAAACATTGGCTTAA from Bacteroidota bacterium encodes:
- the glmS gene encoding glutamine--fructose-6-phosphate transaminase (isomerizing), which produces MCGIVAYIGNKEVSPILLKGLQRLEYRGYDSAGIAILNDNLNIYKVAGKVDDLREYIETKDTKGTIGIGHTRWATHGEPNQINAHPHFSESKDLALIHNGIIENYDTIKTELINRGHKFVGETDTEVLVHLIDNIKKNENVSLDEAVRYALTKVVGAYAIVVISKSDPDMLVAARKGSPLVLGLGENEFFLASDATPIIDHTRNVIYIKENEIAILTRTGYTIKTLENEIQTPYIQELNVSLEALEKEGYEHFMLKEINEQPTSVRDSFRGRLKASEGIIKLGGISDYLNQLKNIKRVVITACGTSWHAGLIGEYLIEELVRIPVEVEYGSEFRYREPVLFEDDLLLAISQSGETADTLAAIQLAKQKIPTVFGICNVVGSSISRETDAGVYTHAGPEIGVASTKAFTTQITVLALVALQWANQRGTITASRYRELINEMETIPEKIKEILKIDKEIEKIAEKFKNVKNFLYLGRGYNFPVALEGALKLKEISYIHAEGYPAAEMKHGPIALIDEEMPVVVIATNKKHYEKIVSNIQEVKARKGVIIAIVRKGDKVISKLADYIIEVPETEEIFSSMLSVVPLQLLAYHIAVMRGCNVDQPRNLAKSVTVE
- a CDS encoding class I SAM-dependent methyltransferase, yielding MKKLLRLMIPKSIRNEIKNYFLHLINTNGALSQINAIEVSNQNIKKKINSQNVLLSSHLPDILIKNDEVENKLKSFKEQYKISDKLNTNISKNDVMFHYSLFHLENMSNSYYDYLMNGLNAFNLVNKLIEHKFGNISNINSFLDFASGYGRLCRFLVLKLDPKKVWVSDIKTKSIVFQQKEFGVNGVESSFNPNDFKPKQKFDFIYVGSLFTHLPDDVFYQWLQTLYNLLTDKGVLAFTIHDVSLFNGEIPEGFLYSSTSEDAMFTEIDDSLKDSEPYGVCYASEQYVQNQILKLGLKKQNYLRYKKALANLQDLYVVTKERDAFDNSLDFTNFP
- a CDS encoding class I SAM-dependent methyltransferase — protein: MNIIFHLDKPIKNQILQIPLFTIQGWIAYKSKYKINNVNLINSEGKVLIPLLIQERPDVKKQYPKLTATGFYSNVKFSESLLSKNYFIEFSIGKKAKRFEIELPNLENIRIKFYEKKQNKLENIKSILKCPLCDSNKLDYTKDYIYCKSCNAQYDSSIKNYNFLHHKLKERENIVEIDDNISLEENISSHAYDEKAINFIEKYKDGLILDNGAGLRNIYYDNVINFEIEDYITTDVRGIGEKLPFLSSSFDAVFSLSVIEHVTNPIEYVKEIERVLKPNGEIYIVAPFLQPFHAYPNHYYNMTSEGLKHLFSKNIKISEINVPKSGLPIWLLSWFLNAYIDGLPNKEAEYFKTLKVSDLIDSPLSYLDKDFVTKLSSFATKQLACSNQLVGTKINDTH
- a CDS encoding glycosyltransferase family 2 protein, with translation MKKKLSINKTKTNELKKQIGSLKQDAKYLKKYIQSLLQTIKYNEDRIAEMENSKFWKVRNIYFKIKYVLFSTRYVREEDMKFFRKIRFLMSSSGKKIIRKFFLKIFKNLYLLLEEKPVTIVIGNVLSETTEKDPYKLWLNNNAPREIDFKEFKGNISYFKFQPAISIILPVFDPDVELFQKTLLSVIDQIYPNWELCIADDKSVNPEIRKTIEKFALKDRRIKFTFRAKNGNISECSNSAMELASGEFIAFLDHDDLLTRDALYHVVKEINKDKNVDLIYSDEDKIDSSSNLSEPHFKPDWCPDSFLSRNYINHFVVLRKKIVDKIGHFRIGFEGSQDYDLLLRFTEKSQKIKHIARILYHWRKHRDSVSERFDAKPKAFIAAEKAIKDALERRKEKANVKLIQGLPGIYNIRYKIKNKKKVSIIIPSKNKSDILNKCISSIITKSTYDNYEIIVINNNSTEKKFFDLTKKYKKQQNGKFNCYDNNDAFNFSKLMNFGVSKASGDYILLLNNDTEVITKDWIEAMVEQVQRDSIGAVGAKLLFPNDTIQHAGVVIGLGDVAGHTFIGKHKDDNGYFNYIKSINNYSALTAACLMVKKSVYYDVGGFDEDLQVEFNDTDFCLKLLDKGYYNVYLPHINLYHYESLSRGHPKATIESEKRHNTEIAIFKAKWQKYIDFDPCYSPNLSKDVTDFQLNV